aaaaaacaaaactttattcaTATGTGCGGGGAGAAATTTAAggaggtgcagaaagaaattgGCTTCTAACCACCTTACCCTAAAGGTAGCCCAACCCAAAACAATCACAAGAATAGCATTATTTTTTGCACTGCAATAAACAATAGCAGAGAAATCTACGAAGATGTTGAATAcaaaccaaaaacttgttgtgCAAGCATAAGACATGTTGCATAGTTCTTGTTTCCCAAGTAATTTGATAATCATTTTGAGTCTAGTcaacatttttcttcttaatctAAGCTTTTCACAGTTCAGTTTCTTTACCAAAGAACACTTTCTACTCataaactaaactaaactaaactcatattttattctaCAAAGTAATTGCCATGTTCTACTACAAACCAATTTACATGATATCCCTTCTGCAGATTGTCTTCCTGAATTACATAAACCATTATACTCTATACTTCTTTATCATTTATACGATAACTTTATCAAACATTTTACCAGGGGGAGATTTTAAAACATTGATATAATAGAATTTAGACATGATGCATTGTCAATGTTTTTCTGTGATagttctttataaatatattttgcgATTGCAAGTGACTAGTTTCTGGTTAATCACTTTTGCTGAAATTTTGACCAAttacatgttaattttttttattttgttaaagtATTAAAAGTTcttcaaattttctttcaaacaaccatttaaaaattgttaatttttaattattttcaacgACATACATAGCTTGGGAGCCATATAAATATGGTGGAAGAgagtgaaagagagaaacaGAGTAAAACTGAAAGATGAGTTTTCTCGCGGGAAGGTTAGCTGGGAAAGAAGCAGCGTATTTTTTCCAGGAATCCAAACAAGCCGTAGGAAAATTAGCCCAAAAAAACCCTATTCCTAAGtccaacagcaacaacaacaacaacctaAACTTCCACGAAGAACATGATCATTCGGATGTTCTTCCCGAGGTGCTAAGACATCATCTTCCTTCCAGAGTGTTCAGAAATGATGAAGTTACCACTTCTTCCTTCTCTGCCTCCAAATGGGTCCTTCCTTCCGATCCAAAAATCCATTCTTCCGTATCCCCCGACGCTCTCAATCCTCTACGTGCTTACCTTTCCCTGCCCCAAGTCTCTTTTGGCCCCAAAAGGTTTCTTCGTCTATCTCTGTTTCAATTTCCCAAATACTTTTAGCATATCAATCAAATATCATATGCATAATGGTTTCCCATTTGAATTGTATCCTTTAGTTTTAAATTGAGCTTGAGTTTTGTTTATTATCAGTATAAAAAATTCTATACTTCCTTAGTATTTAAGAATCATCACTCTCTCTTACAATTTCCCAGATACTTTTACATCGTCAATCAAATATCATATGCATAATGGTTTCCCATTTGAATTTCAtcctttacttttaaattgAGCTTCATTTTTGTGTGTTATCCGTATAAAAGTTCTATACTTTCTAAGTATTTAAGAATCGTCACAAGAATGacttttaagataattattgtaaaatttaacaaatttattgcattttgtgattgaataacaatgtaaaattgttttataccGATAGTATACCCTATTTGcacttttcaattttagaaCTAGGGTTTTAATAGGCAAAGAAGCTGGTTGTgattcttcctcttctcttttttatgtttaaaatgaGTGATATTGTTGAATTGCTTATGCACGACGGTTTGGTTGCACAGGTGGCAACTGCCCGAAGCAGCAAACACAGTTTCGGCCTCAACAGCTAATGAATTGCGTCAAGACAGGTTTGCCACTCATGTTAACCCGGAGAAGTTGAAAGCTGCTGGTGAAGGGCTTGCACATGGTACATTTCATTAAATTCCTGCTGTACTGTATATCTTTGATCTTTCATTGCTTTGTTTTTCCCTGTATTATAAACTGAGTGTTTTAAGCAATTCTCAATATTTGTAGATACCTGGTTTTTTTATGCAACATCAGggaaataaattgtttttctcACCTATGAATATGTACATTGTGGACTTGATATCTACTTGACTGGATTATATATATTGAGCTTGTTGCCCTCATCTTTCACATAATCACTTAATGTCTCTGTGGGGTTTATAGTGGAATCTACAACTGCTAATGGTTGAAGGTAAAAACAAGCATCAAGTGTTTTCTACTAAGCAACTTGGTCCAATCTGTTTGGGTTGATGCAGTAGTATAAAGAGGAAGGTGTCAGAGGAGTTTAGGTAATTTTATTGGGTCCAAAGagtatattaataatttgagGGAGTAAAGTTGTGGTACATAGAGCATATTTCATAAGagttacttaaaaatataaatattactttaatGTTGGTCCGCAtacataaattgtttaaaattgaagAGAGTTGTTTGTAATTTATAAGGAACTCATATGTTTAGGACCTGTACTAAATTAATGTTCAGGTGGTTATTTACTTCGTTAGTGATTGGTTTGTGACTTCATCCAGATTTTGTTGTGTTTATATCAATAATGCTGTTAAGGAAAAAAGTTTTCGGGCAAATTCTTTGGGGATGATGCATATGTTTTCTAATGCAATTTTTCAATTACCATTTTTTTAGTTGGAAAGGCTTTTGCTGTTGCCACTGCATTTGTATTTGGTGGTGCTGCATTGGTGTTTGGTACGGTGGCCTCCAAGTTAGAGCTGCATAATGTAAGTGACTTAGTTTGTTGAAACTATATACCTAACTATCTGTCATTTGAACATGAACAAGTTAATTTTTAGGAgttttttaagtttcaaattttagGATATTGGTCAGATACGTATATGATCTATTATatagatttaaaatacatttttcatacaaaataccaacataatttaatatgttgATCCTAGAgtttaatatatgtattttttttttaaaattatgtaagtAATCCACTAGAATGTCTACCTTGATCCATTTTCATTCATCGTTCTTCTTAAATTATTCATCATGTTGAAAGACATTTATGACCATAAAAATTCGTTTTTATcagaatttttgttgttgttacaTTACAGATCAGTGACATCAAAACTAAGGGAAAAGAGTACGTGGAGCCACAACTTGAGAGTATCAAAGAACAATTTGCTCCCTTCAAAATATGGGCAAGTTTAAAACTGTATTTCTTCAGTCTTCTGAGAACATTTCAATTCACAAGCCTAACTCAAAACTTGGATTTGCAGGCTGAGAATGTGTCAAAAAAGTGGCATaaggaagaggaagatgttAAACAGAAGACTATCGTAAAGGAGCTATCTAAAATTTGGGGTAGAAAAACATCAGATTGAGATTTATATGACTTTAGTTGCTTTAGAAATATGTGGCATGGGCATCCAATGATGGATAAGTTGGATAGAGTATGCCTCTGGCTGTTGTTGTGTCTGTAAATTTTGAACcggagaataaaaataataaaaagtattattgtGTATCAGTCATTAAGACGGTAGTAAATGGAAGAATATAATTTTGGTTAAGTGAACAATCCTGATATTTCAGCAGACCAGACATACTGCTAAGGTTCTGAAAACCATAATTCATCAGATAGAGTATGCCCTATATTGGTGATTTGATTTGCATGCTTGGTTTTGGAACACCCGgtcaataatataaattaaagattaaacgtttttttattttatttttaaactattttttaaaattgtttcgtcttaaaaactaaattatatatttatttcttccaAATATTTGATGAAAGTTTATTTCCCAATAAACAACacatgaaaattatattataaatcacTTCACATACAAAACATTTCACATGTCGTATGTCAAAAGGATGTTAATTTGAAAaccaaaaaaacatatttaactttaaattaaattatgacttaatagtattttttatcattatttacctttatatttattttttttaaagagattCAATGTAATCTTTTCCGTTACATTAATGTCATTCCACCAAATTTGTTCTTGAGATTGGACAACAAATGAGCGTGAAATGAATAGACGATTGTATTAGCATATGTCTCCTCATCTTCTTCTAaacaacattaatattaatCTAACATAATGGACCATtgaatctttttaaaaaatatagagaCTACACTgaatcaaataaataaagaaaaaacattaaatcatttctataaatataagtttcaaaattgttattaaagcttaaattatatttctcgTACATACAACTTTTATTGCAACCTTAACTTGACGTGGAAGtcgtaaaaaaaaagaatgaagttCAAGAATTAATTAAGAGTGAATCTTGAGAAGCACCACGGATGAATTTGGATGTGACATATATAAGTTTCCAGTTGGTATGAATCagacttaaaaaataattcctATAACTTATAATCTAGACCAGCTCCATATTTCCAAGCCTCTAGATGCCGCTTCAACTGGAAACTCATCTTGGATGGCAAGGTATGTACCAGTGGCCTTGCGATTCATTGAACATGAGCATAGAATACAAGGTGTGTCAATAGGATCTATATGCTTGTTGAATAAATAAGGAAGCTAAAAAATGGTTTAAAAGGACCTTTTAAAGATTTTTACCTCACAATAGGATCAGCAAAGGTCGATAGAAAGGTGTAGTATCCAAGCCCCACAAAATGTCTCGACCAATCAACAAGTACAGGAACACCAACCTGGAACAACATAAAATTCTTAACTCCTTATGTTTAAGACTTTTCCTCACTAATTATTTATGCtacatatttttatcaaactcCAACTAGGTTCCTATATGTGTGActaattacatatataatatgagAAACTAAAAGAGAAGAACATATATAAAAGTTGCACTTCAAGACTATGTGAAATTTCCTTGCATCATGAAGTACCTGCTTGAATATGGATGGGAGTATTTGAGGATTTGTTAACATAACCAGGCCTAATGTTTTGGAAAGTGGCCCAAACTGTACAACATCCTGTAAATATAAGATGATATCTTAGGAAAGTCATCATCCAAGTGATATGGGTTCTCATCTCAATTAATTGAGTCTTTTGAGAACAAACATCTTACAGAAGACacagaaaaaaaacatatccaGATATTCAGATTGGGACCAAAGTATACCTGTAGAAACGGTCGTAGCACAGGATCACCTAGCCTCTGCAAAAGTGAAGGATATGCAAGAAGCCACGGTAAGAAAACACATCAAAATAATGTCAGTCATGAGAGAAATATACCACCTGCATACAACTAAAGTTGGAATAAAGAAGTTCATTAATAAAATCTGCAGGAACATTGGACTGTTTCTTTGCTGACATTGCTCTTTGGAACAGCCATGAAGCACTCAAGTTGGGCTGCATGATACATAATCTTGGTCAGGTATTTAGTTTCATACCACATACTCTGAAAGACTCAAACCTTTGAGAAAAGTTGGAGAGTACCATGTAAGGGTTCAGCAAGGACAAGTTGTATGAGTCAAGATAATCACCATCGATTGCTTCATGTATTCCTTCATTACAATAAAgtggagaaaagaaagaatcagTTATCTCAATAgtacatcttttttttttgtagttagCTGTTACTTGTTTGAGCtactttgttaaaaaaaaccAACCAAATGCATCTATACACATGAATACTTTTTCTATACAGATACTTTAAGCACCATTGCATGTTCTATTTATAGCATTTACAAACTTGGACTGACGATTGATTAATATTCACTCCACACATTTATACTTATAACAATTAGGTATGGGTATACAAATTACCAGCAGTGCCATTTGGGTAGTGAACCATGACTCATGAGAGGTGGGAATTGTGATGATAGACTCACTACACCCTCCGTTTTGAGGTCAAATTTTAGTCAAATGATATCGTTGTATATGTTCTTCATTTCATGTTTCTGGAAAATAAATTCCAGAACAATCTGGAAGTGGGTAAAAAAGAATTGACTCCATGATTTAATTCGTGCAATTTATCGTTGTACATTCGGAGTTTAATGTCtcagattgaaaaaaaaaaggtaactCCTGTCCTACAACATAGCAATAGATCTGCTTCAACTAGTACCAAAATGTACATCacaagtttaaaaaattcaCTGAAAGACATACCAGCTGACAGTCTCCCAAGGTGTCTGGTCAAACTTCCAAATCCACCAAATGAAACAGGTGACTGTATGCCACTGGCATCACCAAACTACAGAGAGTGAAGCTTCAATGATTTAATATTAGTTGATATAGATCAGAtgacttaattttattattttagagaGGCTTCAGAAGTGTAAAACGTAATTTACCTGTAAAACTCTATTAAAAGAAGCTGGTAGCGGACTGCTAAGTGCTCCATATCATCACCAAACATTGTACGGTGtaatgttaaaagaaattataagttGAGATACAAGTAAGCAGATTCAAAATGAGTTCAAAAAAAACTTAGGGAATTGAAAGACAAAGAGCACGTCAGGTTTTTAGATAATTTTCTCATATGCAATACATTACCTCTCGCGATACGTGGGAAAGATTCCATAAATAACTCGCAGTATCTCTAAATTGTCAAGTGAAACACCCTATAATGAAAAAATTGCATATTGACGTCAGTATCAAGCTGAGAAAAGCAGAACACTTGCATAAATAAATGAATCAGAAGAATTGTAAAATTTTTGGCACCTTATatgactttaaaaaatataatatttgaatagtGTAAACCTTTATGGATTAGAATAGCCATTGCAGAACTCATTGCACAGAAGCTCTTTAAAACGTAGAGAAAGAAAGGCAAAACTGGATTTGATCAGTAACTACTAGAAAAACAGAGCGGAGCATATAAGATATAGAAGAAAGGAACAAAACTGATCTTTTTGATATTCTAATTTTGCACTCAGATTGTTCACACTTTGAAATTTTACAGAAAGAACTTCAATAGAATGTTCATGAAGCCCCTAGTTAGGCAAAACAAACAGCAAATTATGACTAAATTCATCATGAGTTCACGCCtactgctttttttttttttctaaagtcGAAAGCTTTAAATAATCTTACAAGCAAGACAGAAAAATACAAaggcattaaatattttaatatgactGCTAAAATAACTAATTGCCAAAAGTAACATAAGGGTACAATGTCCTTCAAAATGGACAAAATAAAGATCAAGACACAtcaaagaagatgaagaaaatgaaactagCCTGGTATTCTGGCATCAAATCCCAGTATTCATCTAATAATTCTTCTAATTTTGGGGATTCAGGTTGAGGCTCCACATAAGTGAACATATAAGTTGTACGGTCCAAAGGACCCGAGCCTGCAGGAAATGCCTGTGAAGATTTCAGCGAAAGTTCTTAAAAATAGCATAAGGATACTATGTTTCTATTGATATAGTAAAAGGTACCTCCCAAAACAATTGTGCTTTTGAGTCTCCAACTTTCTTTATTGATGAACTGCTAAATATGACATCACTAGTGGAGTTTGTCTTAAAGCCACGTGCACATGTTCCAACAACAAGGCAAACACCATCAGGCTTTTGCCCACCTCTTATCTGTGAAATCATTGAACATGGCAATCAGAAGAAACTTCAGGAAaaggttttaattttaatactcAGTATGTGCTTATTTATCATTCATTAAATAGCATGTGTAGAACTTTAATCAACagaagtttttatattttcatggaAGTTTTCAGTCTCGTTCTTGTTAGTGTTGATTTTTACAATAATACTGGATGAAAGGGACCATAATTGAACTTAGGTGGctatttatttaacaaatattgcATCACTTGCATTTGGATGCATATAAATGACAGTTAATGTGTCCTGCATATGGATGATAGAACTACAACAGACGACCCAAAGGAGAACTTATAAAGGACAATCAGTGCCTGTATTCCATGAAACATGTGCAAACATCCTTGTGATAATACTatgaaaatcataaaatatctGTTAGGATGCAACGATGAGTAAAAGTAAATTCCTGACCTGTTTTACAACAGGGGAGAAGTTGCCCATGGCATCAATTATGAGACGAGATGACAATATCCTGTCCCCAGAAAGTTTTAGaaccttaaaagaaaaacaaaatgtggTTCATGCTTCACTATCTccgtatataataaaaattatcatgCATCAGTCACATAAATTAAATGgtaatttaaaatttccatTGCAATGCTAGGTTCATGTATTTTCTGTTTCCATGCTTCAATGTCCATCCTCAATCTGCTATGCAATTTTTTTCTGATACAGTGTAGGACTTTCTTTTTGTAACCCTTTGATGTTTATCTACAGTTAAGTGGtgtttttaaatgcaaaaacGTATACAGAACTTCAACAAAATGAGACATCTGACCAGGCTACACAGCCTAGAATGGTGTTTGGTTTAACTATGATAATTCATCAGTAAtagaatttcataaaataacacGTCATGATTGCGATAGAATAACTAGTTTTAAAAGTTATGGTGAACTCACTGCAGCA
This window of the Vigna angularis cultivar LongXiaoDou No.4 chromosome 7, ASM1680809v1, whole genome shotgun sequence genome carries:
- the LOC108336550 gene encoding uncharacterized protein LOC108336550, with protein sequence MSFLAGRLAGKEAAYFFQESKQAVGKLAQKNPIPKSNSNNNNNLNFHEEHDHSDVLPEVLRHHLPSRVFRNDEVTTSSFSASKWVLPSDPKIHSSVSPDALNPLRAYLSLPQVSFGPKRWQLPEAANTVSASTANELRQDRFATHVNPEKLKAAGEGLAHVGKAFAVATAFVFGGAALVFGTVASKLELHNISDIKTKGKEYVEPQLESIKEQFAPFKIWAENVSKKWHKEEEDVKQKTIVKELSKIWGRKTSD
- the LOC108336390 gene encoding uncharacterized protein LOC108336390 isoform X1, whose translation is MNQTQKKREKLLSVGTPFPQKKRPHLLRPQALPSRTQRIMEGVSVGGEVGGAGGVYSYEALKRLDKLWSTICSSQEVDQKPQQIVSTIPGLFGSSGLADRAEGSYDVLVCGGTLGIFVATALCSRGLRVAIVERNVLKGREQEWNISRKELLELVEVGVLEEDDIERATAVKFNPNRCGFERKGDIWVSDILNLGVSPEKLIEIVKTRFLSLGGVIFEQCSVSCINVYEDAAVLKLSGDRILSSRLIIDAMGNFSPVVKQIRGGQKPDGVCLVVGTCARGFKTNSTSDVIFSSSSIKKVGDSKAQLFWEAFPAGSGPLDRTTYMFTYVEPQPESPKLEELLDEYWDLMPEYQGVSLDNLEILRVIYGIFPTYRESPLPASFNRVLQFGDASGIQSPVSFGGFGSLTRHLGRLSAGIHEAIDGDYLDSYNLSLLNPYMPNLSASWLFQRAMSAKKQSNVPADFINELLYSNFSCMQRLGDPVLRPFLQDVVQFGPLSKTLGLVMLTNPQILPSIFKQVGVPVLVDWSRHFVGLGYYTFLSTFADPIVRPLVHTLPSKMSFQLKRHLEAWKYGAGLDYKL
- the LOC108336390 gene encoding uncharacterized protein LOC108336390 isoform X2 translates to MSLLRLQPIYGISQLSVGTPFPQKKRPHLLRPQALPSRTQRIMEGVSVGGEVGGAGGVYSYEALKRLDKLWSTICSSQEVDQKPQQIVSTIPGLFGSSGLADRAEGSYDVLVCGGTLGIFVATALCSRGLRVAIVERNVLKGREQEWNISRKELLELVEVGVLEEDDIERATAVKFNPNRCGFERKGDIWVSDILNLGVSPEKLIEIVKTRFLSLGGVIFEQCSVSCINVYEDAAIRGGQKPDGVCLVVGTCARGFKTNSTSDVIFSSSSIKKVGDSKAQLFWEAFPAGSGPLDRTTYMFTYVEPQPESPKLEELLDEYWDLMPEYQGVSLDNLEILRVIYGIFPTYRESPLPASFNRVLQFGDASGIQSPVSFGGFGSLTRHLGRLSAGIHEAIDGDYLDSYNLSLLNPYMPNLSASWLFQRAMSAKKQSNVPADFINELLYSNFSCMQRLGDPVLRPFLQDVVQFGPLSKTLGLVMLTNPQILPSIFKQVGVPVLVDWSRHFVGLGYYTFLSTFADPIVRPLVHTLPSKMSFQLKRHLEAWKYGAGLDYKL
- the LOC108336390 gene encoding uncharacterized protein LOC108336390 isoform X4, producing MSLLRLQPIYGISQLSVGTPFPQKKRPHLLRPQALPSRTQRIMEGVSVGGEVGGAGGVYSYEALKRLDKLWSTICSSQEVDQKPQQIVSTIPGLFGSSGLADRAEGSYDVLVCGGTLGIFVATALCSRGLRVAIVERNVLKGREQEWNISRKELLELVEVGVLEEDDIERATAVKFNPNRCGFERKGDIWVSDILNLGVSPEKLIEIVKTRFLSLGGVIFEQCSVSCINVYEDAAVLKLSGDRILSSRLIIDAMGNFSPVVKQIRGGQKPDGVCLVVGTCARGFKTNSTSDVIFSSSSIKKVGDSKAQLFWEAFPAGSGPLDRTTYMFTYVEPQPESPKLEELLDEYWDLMPEYQGVSLDNLEILRVIYGIFPTYRESPLPASFNRVLQFGDASGIQSPVSFGGFGSLTRHLGRLSAGIHEAIDGDYLDSYNLSLLNPYMPNLSASWLFQRAMSAKKQSNVPADFINELLYSNFSCMQRLGDPVLRPFLQDVVQFGPLSKTLGLVMLTNPQILPSIFKQVGVPVLVDWSRHFVGLGYYTFLSTFADPIVRPLVHTLPSKMSFQLKRHLEAWKYGAGLDYKL
- the LOC108336390 gene encoding uncharacterized protein LOC108336390 isoform X3; the encoded protein is MRIMEGVSVGGEVGGAGGVYSYEALKRLDKLWSTICSSQEVDQKPQQIVSTIPGLFGSSGLADRAEGSYDVLVCGGTLGIFVATALCSRGLRVAIVERNVLKGREQEWNISRKELLELVEVGVLEEDDIERATAVKFNPNRCGFERKGDIWVSDILNLGVSPEKLIEIVKTRFLSLGGVIFEQCSVSCINVYEDAAVLKLSGDRILSSRLIIDAMGNFSPVVKQIRGGQKPDGVCLVVGTCARGFKTNSTSDVIFSSSSIKKVGDSKAQLFWEAFPAGSGPLDRTTYMFTYVEPQPESPKLEELLDEYWDLMPEYQGVSLDNLEILRVIYGIFPTYRESPLPASFNRVLQFGDASGIQSPVSFGGFGSLTRHLGRLSAGIHEAIDGDYLDSYNLSLLNPYMPNLSASWLFQRAMSAKKQSNVPADFINELLYSNFSCMQRLGDPVLRPFLQDVVQFGPLSKTLGLVMLTNPQILPSIFKQVGVPVLVDWSRHFVGLGYYTFLSTFADPIVRPLVHTLPSKMSFQLKRHLEAWKYGAGLDYKL